The Brevibacillus brevis genome contains a region encoding:
- a CDS encoding MerR family transcriptional regulator → MLYTVNEVAKLSGTTIKTLYHYQKIGLLMPEIVTENGYRYYGENELKRLQQILFYRELDFSLDSIKAALDHEPDRLRCLCEQQAMLKARKLRLERILNTLEETIQHERKRGNMSTENMFDGLNEEEWKQAFTQQNEHLQEAYDFQLDTENLNAASMNEKAAEATAFMTFMAEALKNNKSVDDEAVVAAIENHLAFLQQDHPIDAKAFAEQSRFFLSDEFHRAMLEEQQTGLSYYICIAAENYASK, encoded by the coding sequence ATGTTGTATACCGTTAACGAGGTAGCCAAACTGTCCGGTACCACAATCAAGACACTGTACCATTATCAAAAGATTGGTTTGCTGATGCCCGAAATCGTAACAGAAAATGGATACCGCTATTACGGTGAGAATGAACTCAAGCGGTTACAACAAATCTTGTTTTATCGTGAGCTTGATTTTTCGTTGGACAGCATTAAAGCTGCACTTGATCACGAACCAGACAGACTTCGTTGCTTATGTGAGCAGCAAGCGATGTTAAAGGCACGCAAGCTTCGATTGGAGCGCATCTTGAATACTCTTGAAGAAACGATTCAACACGAAAGGAAGCGAGGAAATATGTCCACTGAGAACATGTTTGATGGATTGAACGAGGAAGAATGGAAGCAGGCATTCACTCAACAAAATGAGCATTTGCAGGAAGCGTACGATTTTCAATTGGATACGGAGAATCTGAACGCGGCTTCCATGAATGAAAAAGCTGCCGAAGCGACTGCTTTCATGACGTTTATGGCAGAGGCGTTGAAAAACAACAAAAGTGTCGATGATGAAGCAGTGGTTGCTGCGATCGAAAACCATCTTGCTTTTTTACAACAAGATCATCCGATCGATGCGAAAGCTTTTGCCGAGCAGTCAAGATTTTTCCTATCAGATGAGTTCCACCGCGCTATGTTGGAAGAACAGCAAACAGGATTAAGCTACTACATTTGCATTGCTGCCGAAAATTACGCTTCCAAGTAA
- a CDS encoding GNAT family N-acetyltransferase, with translation MFAQKMVQGTELTTDCFHSATNLFEALKHHVSIKGVIAGVIPGRVFLSNDARSALLTSPQGIFLGGSVDNPLFFEEVNTLIKEEILPQLAADEQLDYVLFYPTDKKWYDILDIVMKDVYPMRSGRMIFTHHLQDLSSPACDHLVPIDSTLLKRKELVGLEDVIDEIQENWPSIEAYENKGFGCAAIQETDEAPTIISWCMTDWVVEDECELGIETHEEYRGLGWARKTAWGALSLAKQRGIKRVGWQCWSNNIGSQRTALSVGFELLADFPVLFGWNLPLNNFLVNGNHYMRGDLNYGVEKDYARAAWSYAQALDKGWDWDGDPALYWNAACLFYLSGEEDRAKDYYKKAIEHGWISIHHPHYHDYVYREQDSEQIARILAESLL, from the coding sequence ATGTTTGCTCAAAAAATGGTTCAGGGAACGGAACTCACAACCGATTGCTTCCATAGCGCGACCAATCTGTTTGAAGCGTTGAAGCATCATGTATCCATCAAAGGGGTCATTGCAGGTGTTATTCCTGGTAGAGTATTCCTGTCAAATGATGCAAGATCAGCCTTGTTGACAAGCCCCCAAGGTATTTTTCTAGGAGGCAGTGTTGATAATCCCCTCTTTTTTGAAGAAGTGAATACCTTAATCAAAGAGGAGATATTACCGCAGCTCGCTGCTGATGAACAGCTTGACTACGTCCTGTTTTATCCTACTGATAAGAAGTGGTATGACATTCTCGATATCGTAATGAAAGATGTATATCCCATGAGAAGCGGACGAATGATCTTTACTCACCATTTACAGGATCTGTCCTCTCCTGCTTGCGACCATCTTGTCCCGATAGACAGCACTTTGTTGAAGCGTAAAGAATTGGTAGGGCTTGAAGATGTTATCGATGAAATACAAGAGAACTGGCCATCCATAGAAGCCTATGAAAACAAAGGCTTCGGTTGTGCCGCGATTCAAGAAACCGATGAGGCGCCGACCATTATTAGCTGGTGCATGACGGACTGGGTAGTAGAAGACGAATGTGAATTGGGTATAGAAACCCATGAAGAGTATCGGGGGCTCGGATGGGCTCGAAAGACAGCATGGGGTGCTCTCTCTCTCGCTAAACAGCGCGGAATCAAAAGAGTGGGATGGCAGTGCTGGTCAAATAATATAGGATCGCAGCGAACAGCCTTGTCTGTCGGTTTCGAGCTGCTCGCGGATTTCCCGGTTCTGTTCGGATGGAACCTTCCGTTAAACAATTTCCTTGTCAATGGCAACCACTATATGCGTGGCGATTTGAATTATGGCGTGGAAAAAGACTACGCCCGCGCAGCATGGAGTTATGCCCAAGCACTCGATAAAGGCTGGGATTGGGATGGAGATCCGGCCTTGTATTGGAATGCTGCATGCTTATTCTATCTGAGTGGCGAAGAAGACCGCGCAAAGGATTACTACAAAAAGGCTATCGAGCATGGCTGGATAAGCATTCACCACCCCCATTATCATGATTATGTGTACAGAGAACAGGACAGCGAGCAGATCGCTCGTATTCTTGCTGAATCACTACTATAA
- a CDS encoding MerR family transcriptional regulator, with product MLSIGEFSKICGVSTKTLRYYAEIGLMNPDEITSENGYRYYSIQQLKKMLFINRLKSYYFSLDEIKAILEWEEDQSEEKLVSALLRKQREMYEKRNALDYTIKQLDHDLSIIEQGIPMMSYLDNIEVQLVETQPIHILSIRHMMTSDDYATGYGKYFSKLYERIATEKLTLLGTPMTIYHSPEFNPAGNDTEFALPVAEAVKGTRDLPGGLCAKSLCKGPYSELTSVYARLREWVENEGYELVRSPYEVYVTSLDQISVPEELVTEVYFPVRKNDILLSRRELSCKEAICRLHNGKQ from the coding sequence TTGCTATCAATCGGAGAATTCTCAAAAATCTGCGGAGTGTCTACCAAAACGCTTCGCTATTATGCCGAAATAGGTTTAATGAATCCGGACGAGATTACTTCGGAAAATGGTTATCGGTATTATTCCATCCAGCAACTAAAAAAGATGCTCTTCATCAACCGTTTGAAATCGTATTATTTTTCGCTGGACGAAATAAAAGCCATTCTGGAATGGGAAGAAGATCAGTCGGAGGAGAAGCTTGTTTCCGCCCTTCTTCGCAAGCAAAGGGAGATGTATGAAAAACGAAACGCTTTGGACTATACCATAAAACAACTTGACCATGATCTTTCCATAATCGAGCAGGGTATCCCCATGATGTCATACCTTGACAATATAGAAGTACAGCTTGTGGAGACCCAGCCAATCCATATTCTTTCTATACGTCACATGATGACGAGTGATGATTATGCAACAGGATATGGAAAGTATTTTAGTAAGCTGTATGAAAGGATTGCGACTGAAAAGCTCACCTTGCTCGGAACGCCGATGACGATTTATCACAGCCCTGAGTTCAATCCCGCCGGTAACGATACCGAGTTTGCACTCCCGGTCGCGGAGGCTGTAAAGGGAACAAGAGATCTGCCTGGAGGTCTTTGTGCGAAGTCTTTATGTAAGGGCCCTTATTCTGAATTGACATCGGTATATGCTAGGCTGAGGGAATGGGTAGAAAATGAAGGCTATGAACTGGTGAGATCACCCTACGAAGTCTATGTAACCTCACTCGATCAAATCAGCGTTCCCGAGGAGCTTGTTACGGAGGTGTATTTTCCAGTCAGAAAAAATGACATTCTCTTATCGAGGAGGGAATTATCATGCAAAGAAGCAATATGCCGACTACACAATGGCAAGCAGTAG
- a CDS encoding Msr family ABC-F type ribosomal protection protein produces the protein MNVLLKARDIYVEYMGREVLDIDEIEIYEYDRIGLVGANGAGKSTLLKVLLGEMPLPSGKVVREGNFAYIPQLEDAVEQEVKDYAVMGKLGVDRLQEHRSGGEETRLKIAQALSGEVHGIFADEPTSHLDREGVGLLINQLKYFNGAMLMISHDRYFLDKVVDKIWELKEGKITEYWGGYSEYVAQKEEERQRQAEQYKQFTAERDRLEKAIAEKKDQARKLDQKAKGASRKNSSESGGRLSHQKTVGSKQKKLHNAAKNMEQRIEALGEVKPPETIRTIQFRQSKALELHNPYPITGKDICKQLGDKVIFEQASFQFPLGAKIGIIGGNGTGKTTLMKMIMDREDGISLSPKAEIGYLPQDGYKFDRNQGVMEFMLESCDYQVSEIRAVLASMGFSHQDVRKELTALSGGEIMKLQLAKMLLGRYNILLMDEPSNFLDLPTVEALEKLMKSYAGTIIFISHDVRLLENVADMVYTIVDKKIIRKA, from the coding sequence ATGAATGTATTGTTGAAGGCAAGAGATATTTATGTGGAATATATGGGACGTGAAGTCTTAGACATTGACGAAATAGAGATTTATGAATATGACCGAATTGGTTTAGTAGGAGCAAACGGGGCAGGAAAGAGTACGTTGTTAAAAGTGCTGCTCGGTGAGATGCCATTACCGTCTGGCAAAGTAGTACGGGAAGGGAATTTTGCCTACATCCCACAGCTGGAGGATGCGGTAGAACAAGAGGTAAAGGATTATGCGGTAATGGGCAAGCTGGGAGTGGACCGATTACAAGAGCATAGGAGCGGCGGAGAAGAAACGCGTCTAAAGATCGCGCAGGCCCTTTCCGGAGAGGTACATGGTATTTTTGCTGATGAACCGACGAGTCACCTGGATCGTGAGGGCGTAGGTCTGCTTATCAACCAGCTGAAGTATTTCAATGGCGCTATGCTCATGATCAGTCATGACCGCTATTTCCTGGATAAAGTCGTCGATAAGATTTGGGAGTTGAAAGAGGGGAAGATAACCGAGTATTGGGGCGGCTACTCCGAATACGTGGCTCAAAAGGAAGAGGAACGGCAACGCCAAGCTGAACAATATAAGCAGTTTACAGCGGAACGAGACCGTCTTGAGAAAGCCATCGCCGAAAAAAAAGATCAGGCGCGGAAGCTGGATCAGAAGGCGAAGGGAGCTTCAAGAAAAAACAGTTCGGAGAGCGGTGGACGTTTGAGCCATCAAAAAACGGTGGGCAGCAAGCAGAAAAAGCTCCACAATGCGGCGAAAAATATGGAGCAGAGAATCGAAGCACTTGGAGAAGTGAAACCTCCTGAAACAATTCGTACCATTCAGTTTCGCCAGAGTAAAGCACTGGAGCTCCACAATCCATATCCAATCACGGGGAAGGATATATGCAAGCAGCTCGGGGACAAAGTCATATTCGAGCAGGCTTCCTTCCAGTTTCCGTTGGGGGCTAAGATTGGCATCATCGGTGGGAATGGAACAGGCAAAACAACCCTCATGAAAATGATCATGGATCGAGAAGATGGCATTAGCTTGTCACCTAAAGCCGAAATCGGCTACCTACCTCAGGATGGATACAAGTTCGACCGCAATCAGGGTGTGATGGAGTTCATGCTCGAAAGCTGCGATTACCAGGTTTCCGAAATTCGTGCTGTACTGGCCTCTATGGGCTTTTCTCATCAGGATGTACGCAAAGAGCTGACTGCGCTCAGTGGTGGCGAGATCATGAAATTACAGCTTGCTAAGATGTTGTTGGGGAGATACAACATCTTGCTCATGGATGAACCAAGTAATTTTCTCGACCTTCCGACAGTGGAAGCGTTAGAAAAGTTGATGAAAAGCTATGCGGGTACGATCATTTTCATCTCGCATGATGTCCGCTTGCTGGAGAACGTAGCCGATATGGTCTATACCATTGTGGATAAGAAAATCATTCGGAAGGCGTAA
- a CDS encoding serine hydrolase domain-containing protein — protein sequence MQRSNMPTTQWQAVDPASLNIDAEKLAELDSIIIDAYSNINGMVVVRNGYIVHERYYHGYGPEDRHHVASVTKSILSALIGIAIEERYIKNVDQKVLDFFPDYAPDSTDSQKQEITIRHLLTMTAPYSFEDWHEPLDRMCMQSDWVKYTLDMLGQKGQIGTFKYSTAGAHLLSAILTRSTGKSAREFANERLFTPIGMKDIPDYEMKAFAFEDLFGKDVRGWVKDPNNNSTGGWGLTLTPRDMARVGLLYLNRGSWDNHQIIPKTWIDESTAMNPNQYGYLWWLREVDGVFAYAAIGDGGNVICCIPEKNLVVAIASEFMPNPRDRWTLIKEHIIGAVV from the coding sequence ATGCAAAGAAGCAATATGCCGACTACACAATGGCAAGCAGTAGACCCGGCCAGCTTGAACATAGACGCTGAAAAACTAGCAGAGCTAGACTCTATCATAATAGACGCGTACAGCAATATAAACGGAATGGTTGTTGTGAGAAATGGTTATATCGTCCATGAAAGATACTATCATGGCTATGGACCGGAAGACAGGCACCATGTAGCCTCCGTAACGAAAAGTATACTATCTGCCCTCATTGGTATTGCCATAGAGGAACGGTATATCAAAAATGTCGATCAAAAGGTGCTGGATTTTTTCCCCGACTATGCGCCCGATTCTACAGATTCGCAAAAACAAGAAATCACCATACGCCATCTTCTCACGATGACGGCCCCGTATTCTTTTGAGGACTGGCATGAACCACTGGATAGAATGTGCATGCAGTCCGATTGGGTAAAATATACCCTGGATATGCTCGGGCAAAAGGGACAGATTGGAACATTTAAATATTCGACCGCTGGGGCGCATCTGCTTTCAGCCATCCTCACACGCAGCACAGGAAAAAGTGCCCGAGAATTCGCTAACGAACGCTTGTTTACACCCATCGGCATGAAAGATATTCCTGATTATGAAATGAAGGCGTTCGCGTTTGAAGATTTATTCGGTAAAGATGTGAGAGGATGGGTAAAAGATCCAAATAACAACTCCACAGGAGGGTGGGGGCTCACGTTAACCCCTCGTGACATGGCGCGTGTTGGTTTGCTCTACCTGAATCGTGGCAGTTGGGACAATCATCAGATCATTCCAAAGACTTGGATAGATGAATCAACCGCGATGAATCCCAATCAATACGGGTATCTATGGTGGTTACGTGAAGTGGACGGTGTTTTTGCATATGCTGCAATAGGCGATGGCGGTAATGTTATCTGTTGCATCCCAGAAAAAAACCTCGTCGTAGCCATTGCATCTGAATTTATGCCGAATCCTCGTGATCGATGGACGCTGATCAAGGAGCATATTATCGGGGCGGTAGTCTAA
- a CDS encoding NAD(P)-dependent oxidoreductase yields MEAIGVIGIGAMGKGMVCNLLQKGYHVYAYDPSPAAKTWAKEKGATVVESPQAVGSVARVVFTSLPGPAIVEEVMLGADGLFLSLEAGSFVFDTSTIDPATAKRLNQHGVEKGIYYYDCPVSGGPAGSAAGTLTIMVGGEEAKLPEIMDYLRAIGKEIFYLGESGSAQVAKLCHNSVVAVITAALGEAFSVGAKAGVDPHKLAAVMDKGSAHNRVLSVFGPNILYGTYENTVFSLDHMHKDLQLYAQTAREQQVPVLVGGTVAQMYEAAKAQGKGSWDSSAVCTVTEELAHTTIAR; encoded by the coding sequence ATGGAAGCGATTGGTGTTATCGGCATTGGTGCAATGGGGAAAGGGATGGTCTGCAATCTCTTGCAAAAAGGCTACCACGTGTATGCCTATGATCCAAGTCCGGCAGCAAAAACCTGGGCGAAGGAAAAAGGAGCGACGGTCGTCGAGTCTCCACAGGCAGTGGGTAGCGTAGCACGTGTCGTTTTCACTTCGCTTCCAGGTCCTGCGATTGTTGAGGAAGTCATGCTGGGTGCGGACGGACTTTTCTTATCATTAGAAGCAGGCAGTTTCGTATTTGATACAAGTACGATCGACCCTGCTACAGCCAAACGACTGAATCAGCACGGCGTAGAAAAGGGGATCTACTACTACGATTGTCCGGTGAGTGGAGGACCTGCGGGTTCTGCTGCTGGAACGTTGACGATTATGGTCGGCGGTGAGGAGGCAAAGCTTCCAGAAATCATGGACTATCTCAGGGCAATTGGAAAGGAAATTTTTTATCTGGGGGAATCCGGCTCCGCACAAGTGGCGAAGCTTTGTCACAACTCTGTCGTTGCAGTCATCACAGCAGCGTTGGGTGAGGCGTTTAGTGTCGGGGCAAAAGCTGGCGTCGATCCTCACAAGCTGGCAGCCGTCATGGACAAAGGATCTGCCCACAATCGTGTACTCTCCGTTTTTGGGCCTAACATCTTGTATGGTACATATGAAAATACGGTCTTTTCCTTGGATCATATGCACAAAGATTTACAGCTCTATGCGCAAACCGCACGTGAACAGCAAGTGCCTGTTCTCGTTGGAGGCACGGTTGCGCAAATGTATGAGGCAGCGAAAGCGCAAGGGAAAGGTAGCTGGGATTCGAGTGCGGTCTGTACCGTGACGGAGGAGCTGGCTCATACAACGATTGCGCGTTAA
- a CDS encoding helix-turn-helix domain-containing protein, producing MNSFSLLLEKLHEWFGNQPFSIWFQFSRDRHFRLIFSSFHENATMITSPTTVPLCDNGASHMRYEYAQQMYRFFYENEGQAVICLSNQAKQPVILTSDQWELLWFGIRLLLAEEKMTAKAEESKKLFEGIRSISATLDVHQIIRGIIGNALAVIPAADAGLLHLYDPTIDRLIPKATVGFHDTVFKDLKMRVGESIAGKVFEDGIPRMYKTSQETNHAMKDISADNFHSLNHAKTLRDLNGLLCVPISREEKRIGVLVLHQFHQENVFTEYDLDLLQGFADQTSIALQNAELYAKVKKAYEHMAAISAELQAKHDDLIQRNHIHESIKQLSLQNKGAETIVKTLGKMTGHSIYFADWLEQKMYPEESVSFFSWDELYTLLNKRRQPVSVSLFSPASGNDQLFCLYPLINGSIFLGCLMIPLDERGLSDLARMTVEQGSAVLILDLVKKQSISSVLYKRAHDLFQELIASKGNELFDRARSMGLQPQAKYYVVYAHLTQCHDLALLEANIHRLITRWKWEFNKTQMFVYGFHNHVTLLIRSLGSRDGKDIRERLQQASYEWELGKEASLSIGVGTMASGIEQISKSYEEAKKAAHYLTNRSRSGVVHYKDLGVNRLMLNQSQADIDAFIQDVFAPFWQDPEKYQEWEQTIMTYMKCSQSPQLTAKELHIHVNTLYQRLRKVEELLHIDLRNPEDLLKLQLACHLRQEG from the coding sequence ATGAATTCATTTTCGCTCCTGCTTGAAAAGCTGCATGAATGGTTTGGCAATCAGCCTTTTTCGATCTGGTTCCAATTTTCGCGTGATCGACATTTTCGGCTTATTTTCTCTTCTTTTCATGAAAACGCTACCATGATTACGTCCCCTACGACAGTGCCTCTCTGTGACAACGGTGCTAGCCACATGCGTTATGAATATGCCCAACAGATGTACCGTTTTTTCTACGAAAACGAAGGACAAGCGGTTATTTGCCTTTCAAATCAAGCAAAACAACCGGTCATCCTTACCTCTGACCAATGGGAACTACTGTGGTTCGGCATTCGCCTGTTGTTGGCAGAAGAAAAAATGACAGCCAAAGCGGAGGAAAGCAAGAAACTCTTTGAAGGGATTCGCTCCATATCTGCTACCCTCGACGTTCACCAAATCATCCGTGGCATCATTGGTAACGCACTGGCTGTTATCCCGGCTGCAGACGCAGGACTCCTGCACTTGTATGATCCCACTATCGACCGATTGATTCCGAAAGCGACCGTCGGTTTTCATGATACGGTGTTCAAGGATCTCAAAATGCGGGTGGGAGAATCCATCGCAGGCAAAGTGTTTGAAGACGGAATCCCACGTATGTACAAAACCAGCCAAGAAACAAACCATGCGATGAAGGACATCTCCGCTGACAATTTTCACTCCCTGAACCACGCAAAAACATTGCGAGACTTGAATGGGTTGTTATGCGTTCCGATATCACGTGAAGAAAAGCGTATCGGCGTACTTGTCCTGCATCAGTTTCATCAAGAAAATGTGTTTACTGAGTACGACCTCGACCTCCTCCAAGGCTTCGCAGACCAAACTTCCATCGCCCTGCAGAATGCCGAGCTCTATGCAAAAGTCAAGAAAGCGTATGAACATATGGCTGCCATTAGCGCCGAACTGCAAGCCAAGCATGATGATTTGATACAACGCAACCATATCCATGAATCCATCAAGCAGTTGTCCTTGCAAAATAAAGGGGCGGAAACAATCGTAAAAACCCTCGGCAAAATGACAGGCCATTCCATTTATTTCGCCGATTGGCTTGAGCAGAAAATGTATCCTGAAGAAAGTGTTTCATTTTTTAGCTGGGATGAACTGTATACATTGCTGAACAAAAGAAGACAGCCTGTTTCTGTCAGCTTGTTCTCTCCCGCTTCTGGTAACGATCAACTGTTCTGTTTGTATCCACTAATCAATGGAAGCATCTTTCTCGGATGTCTCATGATTCCCTTAGACGAACGCGGGCTATCTGATCTCGCACGTATGACGGTCGAACAAGGGAGTGCTGTGCTCATACTCGATTTGGTGAAAAAGCAATCGATCAGCTCCGTGCTGTACAAGCGAGCACACGATCTTTTTCAAGAGCTGATCGCAAGCAAAGGAAATGAACTGTTTGACCGCGCCCGTTCGATGGGGTTGCAGCCGCAAGCAAAATACTACGTGGTTTATGCCCATCTGACGCAGTGCCACGACCTGGCATTGCTAGAAGCAAACATTCACCGGCTCATTACCCGTTGGAAATGGGAGTTCAATAAAACACAGATGTTCGTCTACGGATTCCATAATCACGTCACCCTCCTCATCCGGTCTCTCGGCTCCCGAGATGGCAAGGACATCCGTGAGAGGCTGCAACAGGCGTCCTACGAGTGGGAACTTGGCAAGGAAGCATCTTTGTCGATTGGCGTGGGAACTATGGCAAGCGGGATTGAGCAAATCAGCAAAAGCTACGAAGAAGCCAAGAAAGCCGCTCACTATTTGACCAACCGCAGCCGTTCTGGTGTGGTTCACTATAAAGACCTGGGTGTCAATCGCCTCATGTTGAACCAGAGTCAGGCCGATATTGATGCATTCATTCAAGATGTCTTTGCCCCTTTCTGGCAAGACCCGGAAAAATATCAGGAATGGGAACAGACGATCATGACTTATATGAAATGCAGTCAATCCCCTCAACTGACCGCCAAAGAGCTGCACATTCACGTCAATACGCTGTATCAGCGATTGCGCAAAGTTGAGGAGCTTCTTCACATCGATCTACGAAATCCGGAAGACTTGCTGAAATTACAGCTTGCTTGTCATTTGCGCCAGGAAGGATAA
- a CDS encoding aldehyde dehydrogenase family protein, giving the protein MRKVGDDLTATYNNYINGAWVTSHTGQVFPSTNPANTNEVLGYFQKSDGLDARSAIEAAANAFGEWSQKSAPARGEFLFSLIHLLEKHKEELAETITREVGKTLREARGEVAKTITSMKQLTGEATRLTGQTVPSFDERVIGYTVREPIGVFAIIAPWNFPLGIGLWKIVPAILAGNTVVFKPASNTSLISVKLVELLIESGVPSGVVNLVTGPGAVIGDELANHPLVKGISFTGSSEVGLALGRAVGARGGKIQAEMGGKNPAIILADADIDLAIDSIVLSGFFDNGQRCTGTSRVLVVPEVAEQVKAKLIERAKSLKIGDGFNPENHNGPVVDEHQLNLYLHYVQKGIEEGGVLECGGKRLLEGDLAQGYFVAPTVFTGITQEMTIANEEIFGPVIAVIDVDSFEHAMQVANQVEFGLSSTIFTNDLQKAFQFVKGIQSGVTHVNMPSTHFESQFPFGGKKISGLGPREQGESALDFYVETKTVYIRP; this is encoded by the coding sequence ATGCGGAAGGTGGGAGACGATTTGACAGCAACCTACAATAACTACATCAATGGAGCTTGGGTAACGAGCCATACTGGACAGGTTTTCCCTAGCACGAACCCTGCCAATACGAATGAGGTTCTCGGTTATTTTCAAAAATCGGACGGGCTGGATGCGCGTTCTGCCATTGAAGCTGCTGCCAATGCTTTTGGTGAATGGTCGCAAAAATCAGCTCCCGCACGTGGAGAATTCTTGTTCTCCCTCATTCACTTATTGGAAAAACACAAAGAAGAGCTCGCAGAAACCATCACCCGTGAAGTAGGAAAAACATTGCGGGAAGCGAGAGGCGAGGTCGCCAAGACAATCACCTCCATGAAGCAGTTAACCGGGGAAGCTACTCGCTTGACAGGTCAAACAGTGCCTTCCTTTGATGAACGGGTAATTGGTTACACGGTGCGAGAGCCAATCGGGGTTTTCGCGATTATTGCCCCATGGAATTTTCCGTTGGGGATTGGCTTGTGGAAGATCGTCCCTGCCATCCTCGCAGGCAATACAGTTGTGTTCAAGCCGGCGAGTAACACCTCCTTGATTAGCGTAAAGCTGGTAGAACTCCTGATTGAAAGCGGCGTTCCGAGTGGCGTAGTGAATTTGGTAACAGGACCGGGTGCGGTAATCGGTGATGAATTGGCGAATCATCCGCTGGTCAAGGGCATTTCCTTTACAGGTTCTTCTGAAGTGGGACTTGCCTTGGGGAGAGCAGTTGGAGCCAGAGGAGGCAAGATTCAGGCGGAGATGGGCGGGAAAAATCCGGCAATCATACTCGCGGACGCCGATATTGACCTCGCCATTGATTCCATCGTACTGAGCGGATTCTTCGATAATGGGCAACGTTGTACGGGGACCAGTCGCGTATTGGTCGTTCCCGAAGTAGCCGAACAGGTAAAAGCAAAACTGATCGAGCGAGCGAAGAGCTTGAAAATTGGGGATGGATTCAATCCAGAGAATCATAACGGACCAGTAGTGGACGAGCATCAGCTCAATTTGTATCTTCACTATGTACAAAAGGGGATCGAAGAAGGGGGCGTACTGGAATGCGGGGGTAAGCGCCTGCTAGAAGGTGATCTCGCCCAGGGCTACTTCGTCGCACCGACAGTGTTTACTGGCATAACGCAGGAGATGACGATTGCCAACGAAGAAATTTTTGGCCCTGTGATCGCCGTGATCGATGTGGATTCTTTCGAACATGCGATGCAAGTGGCTAACCAGGTGGAATTCGGCTTGTCCTCCACGATTTTTACAAACGATTTGCAAAAAGCTTTCCAATTTGTCAAAGGCATTCAATCAGGCGTCACACATGTCAATATGCCGTCGACTCATTTTGAATCACAGTTTCCGTTTGGTGGCAAAAAGATATCTGGATTGGGTCCGAGAGAGCAAGGGGAGTCTGCGCTCGACTTTTACGTCGAGACAAAAACAGTTTACATTCGGCCTTAA